Proteins encoded within one genomic window of Panicum virgatum strain AP13 chromosome 1N, P.virgatum_v5, whole genome shotgun sequence:
- the LOC120654826 gene encoding zinc finger protein CONSTANS-LIKE 5-like, whose product MEAGLAAGYWGVGRLRCGACGGSPAAVHCRTCPGGAYLCAGCDAGHARAGHERVWVCEVCERAPAAVTCRADAAALCAACDADIHDANPLARRHERVPVQPIGAAAPAADPLLFGFGAAAAEEKDDAAAAAGMLAGGAIGGGANSKVDGKLDFLFADVMDPFLGQDFARFPLADSVVPNHGSCGGALDIDFGGAAAAAVAAKPSYSSYTAASLGNSGSSSEVGLVPDAICGRGGSVTGGVIKLDFAQSKAAYLPYAATPTHSVSSLDAGATPDRSDGGVMAGRVAATAPAAVESREARLMRYREKRKNRRFEKTIRYASRKAYAESRPRFKGRFAKRADDNDADADADAEAAGFPTAAAAAPPPKQPQAPQPAAYHPYVLDFAAGYGVVPTF is encoded by the exons ATGGAGGCGGGGCTGGCGGCGGGGTACTGGGGCGTGGGCAGGCTGCGGTGCGGGGCGtgcgggggctcgccggcggcggtgcactGCCGGACGTGCCCCGGCGGCGCGTACCTGTGCGCGGGGTGCGACGCGGGGCACGCACGGGCGGGCCACGAGAGGGTCTGGGTCTGCGAGGTGTGcgagcgcgcgccggccgcggtcACGTGCCGGGCCGACGCCGCGGCGCTCTGCGCCGCGTGCGACGCCGACATCCACGACGCCAACCCGCTGGCGCGCCGCCACGAGCGCGTGCCCGTGCAGCCCATCGGggcggccgcgcccgccgcggacCCGCTGCTGTTCGGcttcggcgccgccgcagcggaaGAGAAGGatgacgccgcggcggccgccgggatgCTTGCCGGTGGCgcgatcggcggcggcgctaataGTAAGGTCGACGGGAAGCTGGACTTCCTGTTCGCGGACGTCATGGACCCGTTCCTCGGCCAGGACTTCGCGAGGTTCCCGCTCGCCGACAGCGTCGTGCCTAACCATGGATCATGCGGCGGCGCgctggacattgacttcggcggcgccgccgccgcagcagtcgCCGCCAAGCCGTCCTACAGCTCCTACACGGCGGCGTCGCTCGGCAACAGC ggctcgtcgtcggaggtcggccTGGTCCCGGACGCGAtctgcggccgcggcgggagcGTGACCGGCGGCGTGATCAAGCTCGACTTCGCGCAGTCCAAGGCGGCCTACCTGCCGTACGCCGCAACTCCTACCCACAGT GTGTCGTCTTTGGACGCGGGGGCGACGCCGGAtcgcagcgacggcggcgtcaTGGCCGGCAGGGTCgccgcgacggcgccggcggccgtggaGAGCCGGGAGGCGCGGCTGATGCGGTACCGCGAGAAGCGCAAGAACCGGCGGTTCGAGAAGACGATCCGCTACGCGTCCCGCAAGGCCTACGCCGAGTCGCGGCCGCGCTTCAAGGGGCGCTTCGCCAAGCGCGCCGACGAcaacgacgccgacgccgacgccgacgccgaggcgGCCGGCTTCccgaccgcggccgccgccgcgccgccgccgaagcagcCGCAGGCGCCGCAGCCAGCCGCTTACCACCCCTACGTGCTCGACTTCGCCGCCGGCTACGGCGTCGTGCCCACCTTCTGA